The Thermococcus henrietii genome segment TATTCTCAGAGGAGTCAATCAACGGAGAAATCAGAAGGATAGGGCACGTTGACCTCATAGAGGTTCACCCCGATTACCGGAGGAAAGGCGTAGGCAGGGCGCTGATGGAGTTCGTTGAGGACGTTGCGAGGGAAAGAGGAGTCGAGATGCTGACGGTTCAGCCGGAAGGGGAAGCGGAGGGTTTCTACAAAAAGCTCGGCTTTAACGTTGAGGTCTTTGAGGGGACTACCGTGTGGGTTCCATTGAAGGGTGAGGGAAAGGCAGAGCCAACCGCATTTAGCTGGGATGACGTTAAAGAGCTTGAACTCGTCGCGGGTCGTTTTCAGAGCTCGTACAGCATGTATTTCTCGGTGTTTAAGGACAGCATCGCGGGGATACATTACACGGTCGAGTCCGGGAGGGTTGGAGAGTCATATTATGCACTCAGGAACCTTCCGGGCAGGGAAGGGGTTGCGGTTCTCCTTTGGGGCAGGGTCGAGGACCTCAAGCCTCTCCTCGGGAGGGCACGGGCTCTCGGATTCAAGCGGGCTCTGACGACCCTTCCAGGAGAAGTTGAAAGCTTTGGTGCCGAAAAAATACGAAAAATCAAAATACTCGCGAAGGAGCTCACTTGAGGAACTCCCTGGCAAGCGCCACTTCCATTGCGGTGCCGAGGTGAAGGACGTCTTCGTCCACGTCGAACCTCGGGTGGTGTGCCGGATAGATTATTCCCTTTTCCTCATTTCTGATTCCAAGGGCGAGGAATGCCCCGGGGACACGCTGGAGGTAGTACGCAAAGTCCTCAGCGCCCATTGAGGGCGGAACATCAGATTGGTTGAATCCATACTTTTCTGCCACCCTCCTTGCGAAGTCAGCCATTTCCTTGTGGTTGATGGTCGGCGGAACGAGTTCAACAATCTCACTCTTGCTCTCAAGGTTGTGAGCTTTGGCTATGCCCGAAATTATCTCTTCAATCCTCCTCTCGATGAGCTTTCCGACCTCTTCGTTGTAGAACCTGAAGGTTCCCTTAAGTTCGGCCTCCTCAGGAATTACGTTGTGCGCCGTTCCCGCGTTGAATGCCGTGACACTGACAACTGCGGTCTCGAAGGGCGACACGTTCCTGCTGACGATGGTCTGAAGTGCCATCACAGCTTCGGCCCCCGCGGGAATGGGGTCCCTTGCGAAGTGGGGGTAAGCCCCGTGTCCTCCAAGGCCCCTGAACTTTATCGTAAAGAACCCTGCCCCCGCCAGGAACGGGCCGTCGCGGATTCCAATGACCCCACTCGGCAGTTCCATCCAAACGTGGAAGCCGAAGATGGCGTTAACTCCCTCAAGGGCGCCCCCTTCAATCATCTTCAAAGCTCCGTTTCCGCCCTCCTCAGCGGGCTGGAACACGAGCCTGACCCTGCCGTTGAACTCTTCAATGTGCTCGGCGATTATTTTCCCAGCTCCAAGGAGCATGGCCGTGTGGGCGTCGTGACCGCAGGCGTGCATCTTTCCGGGAACGCGGGACTTGTATGGAACGTCGTTCTCCTCCTGAATCGGCAACGCGTCCATGTCGGCGCGTAACGCTATGGTCTTCTCACCCTCACCGATGTCGGCTATGATTCCCGTTCCAACGCGCTTTATCCTGTATCCCCACTCGCGGAGGTGCTCTTCCACAATCTTCGAGGTCCTCTCCTCCTCGTACTTGAGTTCCGGCCACATGTGGAAGTCCCTGCGCCAGGCTATTATCTGATCCTTAATCTTCTCGGCTTCTTCAATCGGATTCATTCCAATCACCGGTTCAATGTTGGCAGAGATGCATATTAGCTTTTCGATGTATATCTGAAAAGAACATTCGACCGCAAAATTTATAAACCCGCCCAGAAAGGAGATAACGGCGTCACTGGAAGTGGGCCGGTAGCTCAGCCTGGTATGAGCGCCGCCTTGGCAAGGCGGAGGCCCCGGGTTCAAATCCCGGCCGGTCCACCATCCTTGGGTTGGGCCCGTGGTCTAGACTGGTTATGACGCCACCCTGACAAGGTGGAGGTCCGGGGTTCGAATCCCCGCGGGCCCACCATCGAAACTTTTGCCAAGCAAAAGTTTCATCAAAGTTCGTGATTCTCTTTGAAAAAACTTATTCTTTGGGTAGATTTCTCTTTTAGTTGCTTCTTTGGAGAGTGAATTCTTTCAAAAGCGCCTTTTACAAGGGAGTTCGAGTCTTTTGCGCTCCTTTGGAGCGCGGTTTAAGTAGAACCCGCGCGTAAAAAGCCCCAACATGGTGAATTCAAACTTTCAACGGCCGACTTGATTTTGAAATCCCATTGCAGAGGAGTCCTAACGAGGAATCACGAGCTTTTGGTGAAGCTTTTTCTAAAAGCTTCCTGCGCAAGCGCTGGCGGAAGGTTAAGTGCTTTTTTAAAGTGTTCACTTTGTAATGACGTCTTTGGCTTAGGCTACAAACCTTTAGTGGGGAGGCATTCCCGGATAAATTTTATAAGGAAACTCTCCATCAACGGGCTAGTTTAAGGAAATCTGAGTTTGATGAAACTTGAGGAGCACGGTTTCCGGGCAAAGGTTTATAAAACGTCCCCGGGAACACTCTCCAGTCTCCGAGAATGCTTAACTTTGGGGTGATGCTCATGGGAAGGACTGTTAAGGTCGGTTCAGCCGGAAGGTTCGGTCCAAGGTACGGTCTCAAGATTAGAAGAAGGGTCGCGGCCGTTGAGGCCAAGATGAAGCAGAAGCACGTTTGTCCCGTCTGCGGAAGGAAGGCCGTCAGGAGGATTAGCACCGGCATATGGCAGTGCCAGAAGTGCGGTGCCACCTTCGCTGGCGGTGCCTACCTGCCGACCACTCCCGCCGGAAAGGTCGCGAAGCGCGTTGTCGCTTCCAAGGCCTGATTCTTTTCCTTTGAGGTGATTCCTATGGTGGTAGCCGTTTACCGCTGTGCCAAGTGCGGTAAGGAGGTCGAGCTCGACCTCGCCACGACCAGAGAGGTCCGCTGTCCATACTGCGGAAGCAAGATACTCTACAAGCCCCGCCCGAGGGTCGCGAGAAGGGTTAAGGCCATCTGAGCCTTTTCTTTCGAAAGGCTTTTATCAACCAAACCCAAACGAGTGGTTGCCATGATGCTGATAACGACTTCCCACAGACCGACGAGGAGGACGAGGAGCTTTGGCCACGACCTGGAGAAGGTCTTCCCCAACTCGCTCTACCTGACCAGGGGAAAGAAGACCATTCAGGACCTGCTCATGGAGGCCTACGACAGGAACTACGAGAGGCTCTTGATAATCAACGTCTGGAAGGGCAACCCGCTCAAGATGACTTTCATAAAGGTTGACCCCGACGACTGGGGCTACCTTGGCTACCTCTACCTCCACGGCATCAAACTTCAGCGTGAAATCGGTTTTAGGGACATCAGACCAATCCGCGAGGAGATGCCCTTCGTTGTAACCACTGCCAAGCGCGTTGGCATAGACCACACCGCCTTCGCCCAGGCCTTCGCCGAGCTCACCGGCGGAAAGTTCGTCCCGCGCGGTAACAAGAGCCTCCAGACGATAGCGGACAAGAACAACACGGACGTAATCGGCGTAATCGAGAACTACCCGAGGGGGATGGCCGTCAACTTCTACCGCTTCGACGTTACAAAGGACCGGCCGGTAGGGCCGTTAATCCTCGTGAAAATCTGGATTATGGAGGACGGGCGGAGATGGGACTACAAGGAAGCTCTTCTGAGAAAGTCTGGCCAATCGAGGGAGTAATTGAGCTGACCTTTCCCGACGAGGAAACGGCCAGGGTTGTCTACGAGAGCGTTCTCTACGAGCACAAGACCGTCCCCTACAGGCGGAGCAGGATTGATTTCCTTCTCGACGGGAGGAAAATCGTAATCCGCTTTTTGGCCAAAGACAACTCGGCCTTACGGGGAACGCTGAACTCATATTTGAGATGGATTAAGGTCGCGATGGATTCCCTTGAGCTCTGATCCCGGCCTCTTCTCGTTGCCTGCCAGTTTTTGGGTTATGTCTCTACAACTAGGCTTATTGGCTTTTCCATGGCCAAAACGGCTGAGGTACATAACTCCGAAAAAATTTATCTGCTCAGAAAAGGGAATGTTGCTTAATTACAATTAATAGTAAAACTTATAAGGATAGAGTGTGTATAATGTATTGTCAACAACTATAGGGGAGTGAAACGTCGTGAAGTGGAAGGCATTGCTTGCACTCCTGTTAGGACTGCTCGTCGTTGGAGTGACTGCAGGAAGCGCGGGGGCAACAGTGGGGACACCTGTAGGCACCAGCAGCCCCTCGGACCCGTGGGAAGCATGGGCAAAGCAGCACACTGTCCGTGTGCTCGTCGTCGAGAGAATCCAATACCTGAACGGGAAGCTCATAAAGCAGGTTGAGTACACGGGTGATGAACTACAGGCCAAGTTTGGAGTTGACAGGATTTCCAAGGTCAAAGTCGCAAGAATGTCCCTCAGCGAGTTGCTGAAGCTGTATCCCCTGGAAGCAAAGACGCTGGCCTTAGGAATGCCCGTGGTTAGAACATATTACAAGACAACCGTCCTGACCACCAGCGACGACCCGTACCCCTGGTGGGAGCATCCCCCATATCTCCCGAGGTGGACCTGGGATAAAGTTGAATACTGTGGATATCTGTTCTGCCACACTTACTATGAAAAAGCAGACCCCGTCAACCTCGTCTGGGAGGGTGGTACCAAGGACGATGTCAAAAAAGTACTCAAGGATGCCGGCTGGAACGACTGGGTTGTAGCATCTAGTCAGTATATCTACGACCCGCCCCAGTATGGGGGAGGTGGCTGGGAAGAGGGAGATGACCTAGCAACTAGCTGGCATGGACTTTTTGGAAGATACCACATTCGCCTCTGGGTGATTTACAATGGAAAGATAATAGGCT includes the following:
- a CDS encoding GNAT family N-acetyltransferase, encoding MRIRWATLDDVGGIVELHTAGEKVSGNLYERYTQGGPWMAVETLSIHLNNLLLDDQLVAVAELNGKVVGEVEVLFSEESINGEIRRIGHVDLIEVHPDYRRKGVGRALMEFVEDVARERGVEMLTVQPEGEAEGFYKKLGFNVEVFEGTTVWVPLKGEGKAEPTAFSWDDVKELELVAGRFQSSYSMYFSVFKDSIAGIHYTVESGRVGESYYALRNLPGREGVAVLLWGRVEDLKPLLGRARALGFKRALTTLPGEVESFGAEKIRKIKILAKELT
- a CDS encoding M20 metallopeptidase family protein: MNPIEEAEKIKDQIIAWRRDFHMWPELKYEEERTSKIVEEHLREWGYRIKRVGTGIIADIGEGEKTIALRADMDALPIQEENDVPYKSRVPGKMHACGHDAHTAMLLGAGKIIAEHIEEFNGRVRLVFQPAEEGGNGALKMIEGGALEGVNAIFGFHVWMELPSGVIGIRDGPFLAGAGFFTIKFRGLGGHGAYPHFARDPIPAGAEAVMALQTIVSRNVSPFETAVVSVTAFNAGTAHNVIPEEAELKGTFRFYNEEVGKLIERRIEEIISGIAKAHNLESKSEIVELVPPTINHKEMADFARRVAEKYGFNQSDVPPSMGAEDFAYYLQRVPGAFLALGIRNEEKGIIYPAHHPRFDVDEDVLHLGTAMEVALAREFLK
- a CDS encoding 50S ribosomal protein L37ae, translated to MGRTVKVGSAGRFGPRYGLKIRRRVAAVEAKMKQKHVCPVCGRKAVRRISTGIWQCQKCGATFAGGAYLPTTPAGKVAKRVVASKA
- a CDS encoding DNA-directed RNA polymerase subunit P, translating into MVVAVYRCAKCGKEVELDLATTREVRCPYCGSKILYKPRPRVARRVKAI
- a CDS encoding ribosomal biogenesis protein, which produces MMLITTSHRPTRRTRSFGHDLEKVFPNSLYLTRGKKTIQDLLMEAYDRNYERLLIINVWKGNPLKMTFIKVDPDDWGYLGYLYLHGIKLQREIGFRDIRPIREEMPFVVTTAKRVGIDHTAFAQAFAELTGGKFVPRGNKSLQTIADKNNTDVIGVIENYPRGMAVNFYRFDVTKDRPVGPLILVKIWIMEDGRRWDYKEALLRKSGQSRE
- the pcc1 gene encoding KEOPS complex subunit Pcc1, coding for MGLQGSSSEKVWPIEGVIELTFPDEETARVVYESVLYEHKTVPYRRSRIDFLLDGRKIVIRFLAKDNSALRGTLNSYLRWIKVAMDSLEL